From the genome of Psychrilyobacter atlanticus DSM 19335, one region includes:
- a CDS encoding aspartate kinase, which yields MIVVQKFGGTSLKGSERLREVAKWIIKNKQEGNKMVIIVSAPGGMTDSLINEAKEMNTNPRGRELDMLLSVGEQISAALLAMGIEELGEKAVSFNASQLQLKTNGEHNNAKILDISSEKIAEKLDDDYVVIVTGFQGVDDEGNITTLGRGGSDTSAVAIGAAIKAHKVEIYTDVDGVYTSDPRIIKDAKKIKNISFDEMIEMADKGSKVLHCRSVELASKYEIPIHLRSAFTWEEGTWIKKEKTMENSVVRGISNLNNLANLKINLKNMDELVDRLEENNINVKLFQQLSDSKFSILTEKEDALRFYKVLKKGGYSLELNDDLGMISVIGLGIASNNIPRKLAKILNLNEINIDSITSNQTSVSYVISQNKLKNANAIFHRELFE from the coding sequence ATGATAGTCGTTCAGAAATTTGGTGGGACAAGCCTGAAAGGCAGTGAGAGACTGCGTGAAGTAGCCAAATGGATAATAAAAAATAAACAAGAAGGGAATAAGATGGTAATTATTGTATCAGCTCCCGGAGGGATGACTGATTCCCTTATAAATGAAGCTAAGGAAATGAATACTAATCCAAGGGGAAGAGAGCTGGATATGTTACTTTCGGTGGGAGAACAAATTTCCGCAGCTTTACTTGCCATGGGAATAGAGGAGTTAGGAGAAAAAGCTGTTTCATTTAATGCATCACAGTTACAGCTAAAAACAAACGGTGAACATAATAATGCCAAAATTTTAGATATTTCTTCTGAAAAAATCGCTGAAAAATTAGACGATGATTATGTGGTTATCGTGACTGGATTCCAAGGGGTTGATGATGAAGGAAATATAACTACCTTAGGAAGGGGAGGCAGTGACACCAGTGCTGTAGCCATTGGAGCTGCGATCAAGGCTCACAAGGTTGAAATCTATACAGATGTAGATGGTGTCTATACCTCAGATCCAAGAATTATAAAGGATGCTAAAAAAATTAAAAATATTTCTTTTGATGAAATGATTGAAATGGCGGATAAAGGATCGAAAGTTTTACATTGCAGGAGTGTGGAATTAGCTTCTAAATATGAGATCCCCATCCATCTGCGTTCAGCCTTTACATGGGAAGAAGGAACTTGGATTAAAAAGGAGAAAACTATGGAAAATTCAGTTGTGAGAGGAATCTCAAATCTAAATAATTTAGCAAATCTAAAAATAAATTTAAAAAATATGGATGAACTTGTAGATCGTCTGGAAGAAAATAATATCAATGTAAAATTATTTCAGCAGTTGAGTGATTCTAAATTTTCAATCTTAACTGAAAAAGAGGATGCTCTGAGGTTTTACAAGGTCTTAAAAAAAGGTGGTTATTCTTTGGAACTAAATGATGATCTAGGGATGATATCTGTAATTGGATTGGGGATTGCATCGAATAATATCCCTAGAAAATTAGCTAAGATTTTAAATTTAAACGAGATAAATATTGATTCAATTACTTCGAATCAAACGAGCGTATCCTATGTGATATCTCAAAATAAATTAAAGAATGCTAATGCTATTTTTCATCGTGAACTATTTGAATAG
- a CDS encoding aspartate-semialdehyde dehydrogenase gives MKKYNIAIAGATGLVGQTFLQVLEERKFPIKNLYLMASSKSAGKIIKYRGKDIVVEELDENSFDKEIDIALFSAGGEISKKFSPIAASKGVVVVDNSSAFRMVEGVPLIVPEVNPEEVWNHNGIIANPNCSTIQSVVPLKVLDEKYDIKRIIYSTYQAVSGSGFAGIKDLEDGLEGKAPENYPHPIAGNCLPHIDIFLENGNTKEEQKMIDETKKILGRDVRVTATCVRVPVLHSHSVSMNIEFKKNIDIEQIKKDLAGVKGLVVEDDVKKNIYPMAINTKGRDEVFVGRVRRDESVENGINLWVVADNIRKGAATNTVQIAELLIAGNRGRNL, from the coding sequence ATGAAAAAATATAACATCGCAATTGCAGGAGCTACTGGGTTAGTGGGACAAACTTTTTTACAGGTATTGGAGGAGAGAAAGTTTCCCATTAAAAATTTATACTTAATGGCATCATCTAAAAGTGCAGGAAAAATAATAAAATATAGAGGGAAAGATATAGTGGTCGAGGAGTTGGATGAAAATTCTTTCGATAAGGAGATCGATATTGCACTTTTTTCAGCAGGAGGGGAGATATCAAAAAAGTTTTCACCTATAGCAGCCTCAAAGGGTGTAGTAGTGGTAGATAACAGTAGTGCTTTCAGGATGGTTGAAGGGGTTCCATTGATTGTTCCAGAAGTTAACCCAGAGGAAGTATGGAATCATAATGGGATTATAGCAAACCCCAACTGTTCAACCATACAGTCTGTAGTACCTCTAAAAGTTCTAGATGAAAAATATGATATTAAAAGAATTATATATTCCACTTATCAGGCAGTATCTGGTTCTGGATTCGCAGGAATTAAAGATTTAGAAGATGGATTAGAGGGAAAGGCTCCTGAGAATTACCCCCATCCAATAGCTGGCAATTGTCTGCCTCATATAGATATATTTTTAGAAAATGGTAATACAAAAGAGGAACAAAAGATGATAGATGAAACGAAAAAAATATTGGGCAGAGATGTCAGGGTGACGGCTACTTGTGTGAGGGTACCTGTATTGCATTCCCATAGTGTATCTATGAATATTGAATTTAAAAAAAATATTGATATAGAACAGATCAAAAAAGACCTAGCTGGTGTAAAAGGATTAGTTGTAGAAGATGATGTAAAGAAAAATATCTATCCCATGGCAATCAATACAAAGGGAAGAGATGAGGTATTCGTAGGAAGGGTTCGGAGAGATGAGAGTGTTGAAAATGGGATAAATTTATGGGTAGTTGCTGATAACATAAGAAAGGGAGCAGCTACAAATACAGTTCAAATTGCAGAATTATTAATAGCTGGAAATAGAGGGAGGAATTTATGA
- a CDS encoding homoserine kinase yields MAVYTNLTNEHKKDIRTLYNLGEKADFIEISEGILNTNYLIEDRDKKYVFRLLEGRRNIGEELKELDFLNFLNENDVSCPQVFVNNSGKNHMFIQEKMGCLFDFIHGNKVNEIDCDVLKKIGSTLGKLHNLSKGRSIERKRKIDLDFFYEKISKIDLKTVLKDDYDLIMGRYKEIEKVDFSRLPKGIVHNDIFPDNVFMGEKLSLIDFNDCMNAPLIIDLAIVINFWIKIKEFPKEKEKNLIKTFLGSYEYERKLLPEEKKLLKKMVLKMALTFIFLRINKSYVEDNRGKNMEVKTYKELLILLEEEMDEIY; encoded by the coding sequence ATGGCTGTATATACAAACTTAACTAATGAACATAAAAAAGATATAAGAACTCTTTATAACTTAGGAGAAAAAGCTGATTTTATTGAAATTTCTGAGGGGATATTAAATACAAATTACTTGATTGAAGATAGGGATAAAAAATATGTATTCAGACTCTTAGAGGGAAGACGAAATATAGGCGAGGAGTTAAAAGAACTGGATTTTTTAAACTTCTTAAATGAAAATGATGTTTCATGTCCCCAGGTATTTGTAAATAATTCTGGAAAAAATCATATGTTTATCCAGGAAAAAATGGGATGTCTATTTGATTTTATCCACGGTAACAAAGTAAATGAGATTGATTGCGATGTTTTAAAAAAGATTGGATCTACCCTAGGAAAACTGCATAACCTGTCTAAGGGCAGATCTATTGAAAGAAAAAGAAAAATAGATTTAGATTTTTTCTATGAGAAAATATCAAAGATAGACCTGAAAACTGTATTGAAAGATGACTATGATCTGATCATGGGAAGGTATAAAGAAATAGAAAAAGTTGATTTTTCAAGACTTCCAAAAGGAATAGTTCACAATGATATATTTCCTGATAATGTATTTATGGGAGAAAAACTTTCATTGATTGATTTCAATGACTGTATGAATGCTCCGCTTATTATAGATTTAGCTATTGTAATAAATTTTTGGATTAAAATTAAAGAATTTCCTAAAGAGAAAGAAAAGAATCTTATAAAAACATTTTTAGGATCATATGAGTATGAGCGAAAACTATTACCTGAAGAGAAAAAACTATTAAAAAAAATGGTCTTAAAGATGGCTCTTACCTTTATTTTTTTAAGGATAAACAAATCCTATGTAGAGGATAATAGGGGAAAAAATATGGAAGTAAAGACTTATAAAGAGCTTTTAATCTTACTTGAGGAGGAAATGGATGAAATATATTAG
- a CDS encoding MerR family transcriptional regulator, with the protein MKKKYKINDIASFFKISRQTLIYYDNIGLFKPRFVDSETSYRYYGEEQFSNLRFILTLKEAGFSLKEIREYTKSRSPEESLDYLEEKKRQVDLKIKKMIESKVKIDRKISEIKNIMKKDDIEPQMIYFESMEAIAIQIEKPCDYLKYDKTFSDLMDIREELNIQGDDYFVRISKEEIALGNTMEVKTIGFFTPTFCDHKNSLKIEGGWFASIMHKDTWDTIEVSYERLLKYVEENGYEVVGDSIEIFNEVIVHLGNGEGSITQITFPVKYKKK; encoded by the coding sequence ATGAAAAAAAAATATAAGATAAATGATATAGCCAGTTTTTTTAAAATTTCTCGTCAGACCCTTATCTATTATGATAATATCGGGCTATTTAAACCTAGGTTTGTAGATAGCGAGACCTCTTATAGGTACTATGGAGAGGAACAATTTTCTAATTTGAGATTTATACTTACACTGAAGGAAGCTGGATTTTCATTGAAGGAAATTAGAGAGTATACTAAAAGTCGTTCTCCTGAGGAAAGTTTGGACTATTTAGAGGAGAAGAAAAGGCAGGTAGATCTAAAAATAAAAAAAATGATTGAATCTAAGGTCAAAATAGATAGAAAAATATCTGAAATAAAAAATATAATGAAAAAAGATGATATCGAACCACAGATGATATACTTTGAATCGATGGAAGCCATTGCTATCCAAATAGAAAAACCCTGTGATTACTTAAAATATGATAAAACATTTTCCGATTTAATGGATATAAGGGAAGAGTTGAATATTCAAGGAGATGATTATTTTGTGAGAATATCCAAAGAGGAAATTGCTTTAGGAAATACAATGGAAGTAAAAACTATTGGTTTTTTTACTCCTACTTTCTGTGATCATAAAAACAGCTTAAAAATAGAGGGAGGTTGGTTTGCTTCTATAATGCATAAGGATACATGGGACACTATAGAGGTAAGTTATGAAAGACTACTTAAATATGTAGAAGAAAATGGGTATGAGGTTGTTGGAGACTCGATAGAGATTTTCAATGAAGTTATAGTTCATTTAGGGAATGGAGAGGGGTCAATCACTCAGATAACTTTTCCCGTTAAATATAAGAAAAAATAG
- the thrC gene encoding threonine synthase, which produces MKYISTRGNPEEFTASQAIEKGICSDRGLFVPKEFPKVSLEEIEQMKKRDYKEIALSILKRYLMDYSEEELKECIGVYDETFSHPEKAPVVKLKDGVYVLELWHGPTLAFKDMALQIMPRLFTYARKKNNAEKDSLILVATSGDTGKAALEGFKDLKGVKVVVFYPADGVSDVQRLQMQTSAGKNVEVVGVNGNFDDCQTAVKNIFLDEELNRSLDKFKLSSANSINLGRLLPQIVYYFKAYLQLLRDDEITLGEVVDFSVPTGNFGDILAGYYAKQMGLPVGKLICASNKNNVLYDFLKTGVYNKQREFFKTMSPSMDILVSSNLERLLYHTLEDGKVLNEIYNKFEENGVLELDTVSLKKIQETIVPDYSSEEECLETIYNTFDKNNYMIDPHTSVAMNGALKNKSRKIVVLSTANIYKFSSSILKAFDLEKSNEFENIQALEKLSKEDIPLNIKKLKSLKILHTKVIDKDKLRYILKSL; this is translated from the coding sequence ATGAAATATATTAGTACTCGGGGGAATCCTGAAGAATTTACGGCTTCCCAGGCCATTGAAAAAGGTATTTGTAGTGACAGGGGTTTGTTTGTTCCTAAAGAATTTCCAAAGGTCTCTTTGGAAGAGATTGAACAAATGAAGAAGCGTGACTATAAGGAGATAGCTTTAAGTATATTAAAAAGGTATCTTATGGATTATAGTGAGGAAGAGTTGAAGGAGTGTATAGGGGTATATGATGAAACTTTTTCCCACCCGGAAAAAGCTCCAGTAGTAAAACTAAAAGATGGAGTCTATGTCTTAGAACTTTGGCATGGACCGACTCTGGCATTTAAAGATATGGCTCTTCAAATTATGCCTCGTCTTTTTACTTATGCAAGAAAGAAAAATAATGCCGAAAAAGACAGTCTTATCTTAGTCGCTACATCTGGAGATACAGGAAAAGCTGCATTGGAAGGGTTTAAAGATCTAAAAGGTGTAAAGGTAGTTGTGTTTTATCCAGCTGATGGTGTGAGTGATGTACAGAGACTTCAGATGCAGACATCTGCAGGTAAAAATGTAGAGGTAGTAGGGGTCAATGGAAATTTTGATGACTGCCAAACTGCCGTTAAAAATATATTTTTAGATGAGGAGTTAAATAGATCCTTGGATAAATTTAAACTTTCTTCAGCTAACTCAATTAATCTAGGAAGGCTCCTCCCTCAGATAGTTTATTATTTTAAGGCCTATCTTCAATTACTCAGAGATGATGAAATTACTCTGGGAGAAGTGGTAGATTTTTCCGTTCCTACTGGAAATTTCGGAGATATATTGGCTGGGTATTATGCCAAACAAATGGGACTTCCTGTGGGAAAATTGATCTGTGCCTCCAATAAAAATAATGTATTATACGATTTTTTAAAGACAGGGGTTTATAATAAACAGAGGGAGTTTTTTAAAACTATGAGTCCCTCTATGGACATTTTAGTTTCCTCAAATTTAGAAAGACTTCTATATCATACTTTAGAAGACGGTAAAGTTTTAAATGAAATATATAATAAATTTGAAGAAAATGGAGTGTTAGAGTTAGATACAGTATCTCTAAAAAAGATCCAGGAGACAATAGTTCCTGACTACAGCAGCGAAGAGGAGTGTTTAGAAACTATCTATAATACATTTGATAAAAATAATTATATGATTGATCCCCATACTTCGGTTGCCATGAATGGAGCCTTAAAAAATAAATCACGTAAAATAGTGGTTCTTTCCACTGCCAATATCTATAAATTTTCTTCTAGTATTTTAAAAGCATTTGATTTAGAAAAAAGTAATGAATTTGAAAATATTCAGGCCTTGGAAAAATTATCTAAAGAAGATATCCCGTTAAATATAAAAAAATTGAAATCACTCAAAATATTACATACTAAAGTTATTGATAAAGATAAACTTAGGTATATTTTGAAAAGTTTATAG
- a CDS encoding homoserine dehydrogenase, protein MKLGVIGLGTVGMNVVKILSDEKNRKNKEIGDIEVIKICDIQNSNIMGYDFTDDYKEVLNDSRIDTVVELIGGVGAAYEISKSTLNSKKNLVTANKHLLALHGKELFSLAEKNKVKLQYEASVGGGIPVISPIKENLFVNNFKNIRGILNGTCNYILTKMEEGLSYSKALEDAQFKGYAEADPTFDVKGIDTAHKISILAHLAWGELKEFSKISIVGIDGLTKDDIEAAKSQGLRYKLLGEANFDGEKLNINVAPIAVKKDELLYSVNGVYNAVELDGNYTGKTVFYGEGAGGDATATAVISDIYKIKLGR, encoded by the coding sequence ATGAAATTAGGAGTTATTGGTCTTGGAACAGTTGGAATGAATGTTGTAAAGATCTTATCAGATGAAAAAAATAGGAAAAATAAAGAGATTGGGGATATAGAGGTCATAAAAATTTGTGATATTCAAAACAGTAACATTATGGGATATGATTTTACAGATGATTATAAAGAGGTCCTCAATGATTCTAGAATAGATACAGTAGTAGAATTAATCGGAGGAGTAGGAGCTGCGTATGAAATTTCTAAAAGTACTCTGAATTCAAAAAAAAATCTGGTTACTGCAAATAAACATCTTTTGGCTCTCCATGGAAAGGAATTATTTTCACTGGCTGAAAAAAATAAGGTAAAATTACAATATGAAGCTTCTGTAGGGGGAGGTATCCCAGTTATCTCACCGATAAAAGAAAATCTATTTGTAAATAATTTTAAAAATATTCGTGGGATTCTAAATGGTACATGTAACTATATTTTGACAAAGATGGAAGAGGGCCTGTCTTATTCAAAAGCTTTAGAAGATGCCCAGTTCAAAGGGTATGCTGAAGCTGATCCGACATTTGATGTAAAAGGAATTGATACAGCCCATAAGATCAGTATTTTAGCTCATTTGGCTTGGGGAGAATTAAAAGAATTTTCTAAAATTTCTATTGTTGGAATCGATGGATTGACTAAAGATGATATTGAAGCAGCTAAATCTCAGGGGTTGAGGTATAAATTACTGGGAGAAGCCAACTTTGATGGGGAAAAATTAAATATAAATGTGGCTCCTATAGCTGTAAAAAAAGATGAATTATTATACAGTGTAAATGGAGTTTATAATGCTGTAGAATTAGATGGAAACTATACAGGGAAAACGGTCTTTTATGGTGAAGGTGCCGGAGGAGATGCCACAGCTACAGCAGTAATTTCAGATATCTATAAGATTAAATTAGGAAGATAG
- a CDS encoding cation transporter, with translation MNVLEIEKKSLKQGRRLNIIMGIMGVTFAILSQSSALMVDGLYSMVNFVSSMIAAGVSAKVAMEADEEMPFGYDFYEALYITFRALVLLGIMLFSFLGAVSKIITYITGGPIAEIKPGFILIYTVINVILCFTLAGIHKKNYGKTGNKSEILKAEQSAAVVDGMISLGAGGALMALAFLKGTALDFLVPIADSIVVLVLVTWMIKEPLGLFKRSLQELLGKSLGKKLEEEVMVLLKLAVNFEKYHFIDLKILKVGRHYHALTLLKPLEAVTAAEMDAIRTKVQKNLEKIDTVRSEVIFTEKKWY, from the coding sequence ATGAATGTTTTAGAAATAGAAAAAAAATCCCTCAAACAGGGAAGAAGATTAAATATTATTATGGGTATAATGGGAGTTACCTTTGCTATCCTGTCACAATCAAGTGCCCTTATGGTAGACGGTTTATATTCCATGGTGAATTTTGTTTCCTCTATGATAGCGGCAGGTGTTTCGGCAAAAGTTGCCATGGAGGCCGATGAAGAGATGCCCTTTGGATATGACTTTTATGAAGCTCTTTATATAACTTTTAGAGCTCTTGTACTTTTGGGTATCATGTTATTTTCATTTTTAGGCGCTGTATCTAAGATCATCACCTACATAACAGGAGGTCCTATAGCGGAAATAAAACCTGGATTTATACTGATTTACACCGTAATAAATGTAATTCTCTGTTTCACTTTAGCAGGAATTCATAAGAAAAATTACGGAAAAACCGGGAATAAAAGTGAGATATTAAAAGCGGAACAATCTGCGGCGGTAGTTGATGGTATGATAAGTTTAGGAGCTGGTGGAGCTCTTATGGCGTTAGCTTTTTTAAAGGGAACCGCCTTAGACTTTTTAGTTCCCATTGCTGATTCTATAGTTGTTTTAGTTTTAGTTACCTGGATGATAAAGGAACCACTGGGACTTTTCAAGAGAAGTCTTCAAGAACTTTTAGGAAAATCATTGGGGAAAAAATTAGAAGAAGAGGTCATGGTTCTTTTAAAATTAGCTGTTAATTTTGAAAAATATCATTTTATCGACCTAAAAATCCTGAAAGTAGGACGACATTACCACGCTCTTACACTATTAAAACCTTTGGAAGCTGTCACAGCAGCAGAGATGGATGCAATAAGAACTAAGGTTCAGAAAAATCTTGAGAAGATAGATACAGTCAGGAGTGAAGTTATATTTACAGAAAAAAAATGGTATTAA
- a CDS encoding threonine aldolase family protein, whose protein sequence is MEKKSFASDNYSGVHPKIMEAIIECNVGHAKAYGEDRHTQKAIEKFKQIFGQEIYVDFLYNGTGANTVALDAMTESFQSVICPEQAHINTYEVGAPTKFTGCPMIGIKASDVGGKLKVERVRDYLEIPKGSIHHSQPRVISITQPTEVGSVYTLKEIEEIADFAHKNGMLLHMDGARIFNAAVSLESGFKEMTMDLGVDVLSFGGTKNGMMFGEAVIFFNTELAENFTYRKKQCTQLNSKMRYISAQFTALLEDGLGLKNARQSNNMAKLLAESVSDILGVELTNKVEANTVYAILPKEIILILQEKYFFYVWDSVCSEVRWVTSFDITKEDVMDFAEQIRCALGKIKKAA, encoded by the coding sequence ATGGAGAAAAAAAGTTTTGCAAGTGACAATTACAGTGGTGTTCATCCAAAAATAATGGAGGCTATTATAGAGTGCAACGTAGGTCATGCAAAAGCATATGGGGAAGACAGACATACACAAAAAGCCATAGAAAAATTTAAGCAGATATTTGGTCAGGAGATCTATGTTGATTTTTTATATAACGGTACCGGAGCCAACACGGTGGCTTTGGATGCTATGACTGAATCATTTCAGTCTGTAATATGTCCGGAGCAGGCACATATAAATACATATGAAGTAGGAGCTCCTACAAAATTTACAGGATGTCCCATGATAGGTATAAAAGCTTCCGATGTAGGAGGTAAATTGAAAGTGGAAAGGGTAAGGGATTATCTGGAAATTCCCAAAGGGAGTATACATCATTCTCAGCCAAGAGTGATCTCTATAACCCAGCCCACAGAGGTAGGAAGTGTCTATACCCTGAAAGAGATAGAAGAAATAGCAGATTTTGCCCATAAAAATGGAATGCTTCTCCATATGGATGGAGCAAGGATATTTAATGCGGCGGTGAGTCTGGAGTCTGGATTTAAGGAGATGACCATGGATCTTGGAGTGGATGTACTTTCATTTGGTGGTACAAAAAATGGAATGATGTTTGGAGAAGCTGTGATATTTTTTAATACAGAATTGGCTGAAAACTTTACTTATAGAAAAAAACAATGTACACAGTTAAACTCTAAGATGCGTTATATAAGTGCACAGTTTACAGCACTTTTAGAAGATGGATTGGGATTAAAAAATGCAAGACAGTCCAATAACATGGCAAAACTCTTGGCTGAGAGTGTATCTGATATCCTTGGAGTTGAGCTGACAAATAAAGTGGAAGCCAATACTGTATATGCCATCCTTCCAAAAGAAATAATCCTGATTTTGCAGGAAAAATATTTTTTTTATGTCTGGGATTCAGTTTGTTCAGAGGTCAGATGGGTAACATCCTTTGATATAACGAAGGAAGATGTAATGGATTTTGCAGAACAGATAAGGTGTGCCCTGGGAAAAATAAAAAAAGCCGCATAA
- a CDS encoding MATE family efflux transporter, translating into MKNLSLENGCVKKVFFKFAIPSIAGLLIVSIQIMIDGMFIGNIVGPRGLAAVNLAMPYMNTIMSIVMMISAGGAVLSSISLGKNQKQRAGEIATFTLVSYLIIVGVISMGSLLFLDKIILFLGADAGLLPLVKAYMKPLLLLCIVLNLPIYTETFARVGEKPNSVFLSGFVCCLSNIIMDYLFIVKFGWGISGAAYATAIANLLGGLTLFGYFFNGKSQIQFYKVKQDFKLLKNILYNGSSEMLTVVSTSVAAFLFNRIIMKEIGEIGISALTIVFYVNTIVNISLYGLAQALQPIISYNLGAKRIQKIYDVLKVSLITGGSIGITFFVLMKFYSAPLVNMFTDGNASLTSLTNEAIAYFVFAYIFSFINIISSSFHTAIEKPLESASIACLRSLIFVGIFLFTLPSIFGAKGIWMAIPMAEVTCLIISTFMMMKSFKKIENNMQLAVIN; encoded by the coding sequence ATGAAAAATTTAAGCCTAGAAAATGGCTGTGTAAAAAAAGTATTTTTTAAGTTTGCAATCCCTAGTATAGCAGGGTTATTGATTGTATCTATACAGATAATGATAGATGGAATGTTTATAGGAAATATTGTAGGACCCAGGGGTCTTGCAGCGGTTAATTTAGCAATGCCCTATATGAATACCATTATGAGTATCGTCATGATGATTTCAGCTGGTGGGGCTGTATTATCCTCAATCTCTTTAGGAAAAAATCAAAAACAAAGAGCGGGAGAGATCGCAACCTTTACTTTGGTATCATATTTAATAATAGTCGGTGTAATCTCCATGGGCAGTCTACTTTTTCTAGATAAAATAATTTTATTTTTAGGTGCAGACGCAGGATTATTACCCCTAGTAAAAGCTTATATGAAGCCCTTATTATTATTGTGTATAGTTTTGAATCTTCCGATCTATACAGAAACATTTGCTCGAGTTGGAGAAAAACCAAACTCTGTTTTTTTAAGTGGTTTTGTATGCTGCCTGAGTAATATAATCATGGATTACCTGTTTATTGTAAAATTTGGTTGGGGAATATCTGGAGCAGCTTATGCCACAGCAATAGCAAACCTCTTAGGTGGATTAACACTATTTGGTTATTTTTTCAACGGAAAATCACAGATACAATTTTATAAGGTTAAGCAAGACTTTAAACTGTTAAAAAATATACTCTATAACGGAAGTTCTGAAATGTTGACAGTGGTTTCTACATCAGTGGCAGCTTTCCTGTTCAATAGGATAATCATGAAAGAAATAGGAGAAATAGGAATTTCAGCCCTTACAATAGTATTTTATGTAAATACCATTGTAAATATCTCCCTCTATGGGTTGGCCCAGGCATTACAACCTATAATTTCGTATAATTTAGGAGCCAAAAGAATACAAAAGATATACGATGTATTGAAAGTTTCTCTCATAACTGGAGGATCTATCGGTATCACATTCTTCGTTCTAATGAAGTTTTATAGCGCTCCCCTGGTGAATATGTTTACCGATGGAAATGCTTCATTAACTAGTCTTACCAACGAAGCTATTGCTTACTTTGTTTTTGCTTATATATTTTCTTTTATAAATATAATATCCAGTTCATTTCATACAGCTATAGAAAAACCGTTGGAATCTGCAAGTATCGCATGTCTTAGGTCACTTATTTTTGTAGGAATATTCCTTTTTACCCTCCCTTCTATATTTGGAGCCAAGGGGATATGGATGGCTATTCCTATGGCAGAAGTTACCTGCCTGATTATAAGTACCTTTATGATGATGAAATCTTTCAAAAAAATCGAAAACAATATGCAACTAGCTGTAATAAATTAA
- a CDS encoding cyclase family protein, protein MEIIDLTHVIDEKMPVFPGTEPPKIIQKNTIKKDGFAEKLLTMYSHTGTHIDAPAHMIQGGYSLNDFPIEKFIGRGIIIPLESNDIIELNYLKKFEFQIKKASFVLFYSGWDDFWGRKEYFNGFPSLSIEAAKYLVGFDLKGVGIDAVSIDAMDSKNFDVHHILLKKNLIIIENLKNLKKLINKNFELYITPLKIKDLDGSPVRAFGKKL, encoded by the coding sequence ATGGAGATAATAGATTTAACACATGTTATAGATGAAAAAATGCCTGTTTTCCCAGGGACAGAACCACCTAAAATTATTCAAAAAAATACAATAAAAAAAGATGGATTTGCCGAAAAACTATTGACAATGTATTCACATACTGGAACTCATATAGATGCTCCTGCCCATATGATACAGGGGGGATATTCATTGAATGATTTTCCTATTGAAAAATTTATAGGAAGGGGGATTATAATCCCTTTGGAATCAAACGATATAATAGAATTAAATTACCTAAAGAAATTTGAATTTCAAATAAAAAAAGCTTCTTTTGTATTATTTTATTCTGGTTGGGATGATTTTTGGGGGAGAAAAGAATATTTTAATGGATTTCCATCACTCAGTATAGAAGCTGCTAAATACCTTGTGGGGTTTGATTTAAAAGGTGTAGGCATAGATGCCGTATCTATAGATGCTATGGATAGTAAAAATTTTGATGTCCATCATATCTTGTTAAAAAAGAATTTAATAATTATAGAAAACCTAAAAAATCTAAAAAAATTGATCAATAAAAATTTTGAATTATATATTACTCCTTTAAAAATAAAAGATTTAGACGGGTCACCAGTGAGAGCCTTTGGAAAGAAACTTTAA